Part of the Deltaproteobacteria bacterium genome, TGCCCGCAGGGGAACGGCATGGGGGGGCCGGGGTACCGGTTCAAGGATGAGTTCGATTCCTCCCTGCGCCACGAGAGCGAAGGGGTTCTATCGATGGCCAATGCGGGCCCGGGGACCAACGGCAGTCAGTTTTTCATTACCCTGGCACCCACACCCCACCTGGATGACCGGCACGCCGTGTTCGGCAAGGTGACCAAGGGGATGGACGTGGTCAACAAGATCGGCGCCGTCAAGACGGGACCCATGGACAGGCCTCTGGAACCGGTGGTGATGAACCGGGTGACCATCGAGCGCCCCTGAAAGAAAAACACCCCGGCCATCAATGTCCCCAACGGGGAATGGGAGAAAATCCCTCTTCCCACGGCGAAGGCTCCAGTCTGACGATGTGAGGCTGTGTCAGGTGCGAAGGTTGTTGCGGTCTTCCTTTTCCTTGATAATCTCAAGAAGGTAGCGTCCGTAAGCGTTGTTGAGCATGGGGGTGGCGATCCTCTGCAGCTTTTCGCCGTCGATATATCCCAGCCGGTAGGCGATCTCCTCGACACAGGAGATTCTGACCCCCTGCCGGTTCTGGATGGCCTGAATGAAGCTGGCCGCCTGCTGCAGCGCTTCTTCGGTGCCGGTGTCCAGCCACGCAAAACCGCGGCCGATCAATTCCACCTTGAGCATCCCCCGCTTCAGGTAGTCGGTGTTGACGTCCGTGATTTCCAGTTCGCCGCGTGCGGAGGGTTTCAGCTTCTCGGCAACCCTGATGACGTCGTTGTCGTAGACATACAGGCCCGGCACGGCATAACTGGATTTGGGTTTGGCGGGCTTTTCTTCGATGCCGATGACGTTTTTGTTGCGGTCGAATTCGACAACGCCGTATCTCTTGGGATCCCTCACGCGGTACCCGAAAATGAGACCGCCTTTTTCAAGCGTCATGGCCCTTTTGAGGATCCTGGGAAGATTGTATCCCTGGAAAATATTGTCCCCGAGAATGAGGCAGACCGTGTCGTCTCCGATGAATTCCCTGCCGATGATGAAGGCCTGCGCCAGCCCTTCCGGGCGCGGCTGCTCCCGATAGGAAAAATTCAGCCCCAGGTGAGAGCCGTCTCCAAACAGCTTTTGGAAAAGAGGCAGGTCCGCCGGTGTCGAAATGATCAGAATGTCCCTTATCCCCGCCAGCATCAGCACGGAGAGGGGGTAATAAATCATGGGTTTGTCATACACTGGCAGAAGCTGTTTGCTGACGACGTGCGTCATCGGGTAGAGCCTTGTTCCTGACCCGCCGGCTAGAATGATTCCTTTCATGATCCCTCCATCCGCTT contains:
- the rfbA gene encoding glucose-1-phosphate thymidylyltransferase RfbA, producing MKGIILAGGSGTRLYPMTHVVSKQLLPVYDKPMIYYPLSVLMLAGIRDILIISTPADLPLFQKLFGDGSHLGLNFSYREQPRPEGLAQAFIIGREFIGDDTVCLILGDNIFQGYNLPRILKRAMTLEKGGLIFGYRVRDPKRYGVVEFDRNKNVIGIEEKPAKPKSSYAVPGLYVYDNDVIRVAEKLKPSARGELEITDVNTDYLKRGMLKVELIGRGFAWLDTGTEEALQQAASFIQAIQNRQGVRISCVEEIAYRLGYIDGEKLQRIATPMLNNAYGRYLLEIIKEKEDRNNLRT
- a CDS encoding peptidylprolyl isomerase — translated: MAYTKSDYKEDVDRVSAVFETNMGSFEAELYARECPETVWNFVNLAEGRQETDRSGNFFDGLSFHRVIEGFVIQGGCPQGNGMGGPGYRFKDEFDSSLRHESEGVLSMANAGPGTNGSQFFITLAPTPHLDDRHAVFGKVTKGMDVVNKIGAVKTGPMDRPLEPVVMNRVTIERP